One window from the genome of Treponema sp. OMZ 838 encodes:
- a CDS encoding NusG domain II-containing protein produces the protein MIPVFRRLRVLDYLIFASVITVSLWTGFFLYTGENHVQRLVIETPSGKWIYPLTETRTVVVPGAIGNTIIRIEHNTAFISDSPCPNKTCVNAAALKKAGDWNACMPNRVFLHIEGDTSEDMILPQN, from the coding sequence ATGATTCCTGTTTTCCGCCGCTTGCGTGTCCTTGATTATCTGATCTTTGCCTCCGTTATCACTGTTTCTTTATGGACGGGCTTTTTCCTCTATACCGGAGAGAATCACGTACAGCGGCTGGTGATTGAAACGCCAAGCGGTAAATGGATATATCCGCTTACCGAAACGCGCACGGTGGTTGTACCCGGTGCAATCGGCAATACGATCATCCGGATAGAACATAATACCGCTTTTATTTCCGATTCTCCGTGTCCCAATAAGACCTGTGTGAATGCTGCGGCACTCAAAAAAGCAGGGGATTGGAATGCCTGTATGCCTAACAGAGTTTTCTTGCATATTGAAGGCGATACTTCCGAAGATATGATTCTGCCGCAGAACTAA
- a CDS encoding HD family hydrolase: MFSKEIVCKLFEAFSIQRWNDLVRPFDIVEMDKTAEKMFLSFIIGKYEEKNGRTVNWLTIINHSFFELLRRIALCDMKSPVQRIIRSEYPEEYKKLNCWVLDKYKTIITDPLFLDEFAAYLFDPVDPTDISFRVLRAAHKYSAMRELDMIRMVNEPFRLTEIDKCLETDIADFMDLKGVQLLTTRQQPYYFITEIEKLRFQTRWNQTPRVPATTVLGHSYFVAALVFLMSRTLKLAPHRLSMNFFAALFHDLPEAVTRDIISPVKQATDRLPEVVKHIEDEIVAKELLPLMDDFYREEVLYFIQDEFENRITLNGEIRCVTSEELNTTYAAPQFCGIDGKLIRAADHIAAFVEADSSINFGIRSEQLEEGRANILHHYGKNTVINGFSLESFFGSYR; the protein is encoded by the coding sequence ATGTTCAGTAAAGAAATCGTATGCAAACTTTTTGAAGCGTTTTCCATTCAGCGATGGAATGATTTAGTCCGCCCCTTCGATATCGTCGAAATGGATAAGACGGCAGAAAAAATGTTCCTCAGCTTTATCATCGGCAAATATGAAGAAAAGAACGGAAGGACGGTCAATTGGCTGACTATCATTAATCATTCGTTCTTTGAGCTGCTCCGCCGAATCGCGCTCTGCGATATGAAGTCGCCGGTACAGCGCATTATCCGCTCGGAATATCCCGAAGAATACAAAAAACTGAACTGCTGGGTTCTTGATAAATATAAGACAATTATTACCGACCCGCTTTTTCTTGATGAATTTGCCGCCTACCTATTTGATCCGGTTGATCCTACGGACATAAGTTTTCGAGTACTGCGCGCGGCCCATAAATATTCGGCAATGCGCGAGCTCGATATGATCCGCATGGTGAACGAACCTTTCCGGCTGACTGAAATCGACAAATGTTTGGAGACGGATATTGCCGATTTTATGGACTTAAAGGGCGTACAGCTTTTGACAACGAGGCAGCAGCCGTACTATTTTATTACCGAAATTGAAAAGCTGCGGTTCCAAACCCGTTGGAACCAAACGCCGCGGGTACCGGCAACAACGGTGCTCGGACATTCGTACTTTGTTGCCGCACTGGTTTTCTTAATGAGCCGCACGCTCAAGCTGGCGCCGCATCGTCTTTCGATGAACTTTTTTGCAGCGCTGTTCCACGACTTACCGGAGGCGGTTACCCGCGATATTATTTCTCCGGTAAAGCAAGCGACCGATCGCCTGCCCGAAGTGGTTAAGCATATTGAAGATGAAATTGTTGCAAAGGAATTGCTCCCGTTGATGGACGACTTTTACCGCGAAGAGGTGCTGTACTTTATTCAAGATGAATTTGAAAACCGCATTACATTGAACGGAGAAATCCGCTGCGTAACAAGCGAAGAGTTGAATACAACATACGCGGCGCCTCAGTTCTGCGGGATTGACGGTAAACTGATCCGTGCAGCAGATCACATCGCGGCCTTTGTAGAAGCCGACAGTTCCATCAACTTCGGCATTCGGTCGGAACAGCTGGAAGAAGGCAGGGCAAACATCCTGCACCACTACGGCAAAAAC
- the recN gene encoding DNA repair protein RecN, giving the protein MLETISVKNIALIDELSLDFNAHLNVLSGETGAGKSVLIGALSFLLGGKVTTDIIRTGASEAAVSGTFYLANTHPEAAAWLDERGIEPENNRILLRRTLKENGRGGIWIQDTQVSRAELEAFTSFLVDIHGQHDHQSLFKTAEHRRFLDSYASILDEVRAFSLLYTRLAEIKAKLETIGHSEKERTERVDYLAFVIDEIDNARLQPEEDEALEAEETKLCQYEKLYEQVETLQNLCTQEQGIVPQLKKLQHISDSVTAIDPAVHEYAERIENAYYEMQDIGEFFSSYLSKLVFDPNRLEQVQKRLSLINKLKKKYGATIKDILAYREAAQSELDSLGESEQDKTALAKEVPQLEAKLFAAGTALSQKRKAAAAELQQKIQTTLTRLGMPKVVFTVQVTAAEPNGNKQTAGLYGFDSVEFLISTNPGEPVKPLNKIASGGELSRVMLALKTVLTAADEADTLVFDEIDTGIGGEVARTVAEHLKELAGNKQILCITHLAVIAAAADTHIKILKIQSEHTSRTSAKTIEGDTRIEEIARMLAGDEVSAASRIHAKELLSRYGSIG; this is encoded by the coding sequence GTGCTCGAAACCATTTCGGTAAAAAATATTGCGCTTATCGACGAGCTTTCTCTCGATTTTAACGCTCATTTGAATGTACTGTCGGGAGAAACCGGCGCGGGAAAATCCGTTTTGATAGGAGCACTCAGTTTTTTGCTCGGCGGGAAGGTTACTACGGATATTATCCGCACGGGCGCTTCCGAAGCGGCGGTGTCCGGTACGTTCTACCTTGCGAACACCCATCCCGAAGCCGCCGCATGGCTTGACGAGCGTGGCATAGAACCGGAAAATAACCGGATACTGTTACGGCGCACACTGAAAGAAAACGGCCGCGGCGGTATTTGGATTCAAGACACACAAGTTTCCCGCGCCGAGCTTGAAGCATTCACCTCTTTTCTAGTCGATATTCACGGTCAGCACGACCATCAATCTCTTTTTAAAACAGCGGAACACCGCCGCTTCTTGGATTCCTATGCAAGTATCCTCGATGAAGTGCGTGCATTCAGTCTTCTTTATACCCGCCTCGCCGAAATAAAAGCAAAACTGGAAACGATAGGGCATTCCGAAAAAGAGCGTACCGAGCGGGTAGACTATCTTGCATTCGTCATCGACGAAATCGACAATGCCCGCTTACAGCCGGAAGAAGACGAGGCGCTTGAAGCGGAAGAAACAAAACTCTGCCAGTATGAAAAACTGTATGAACAGGTCGAGACGCTGCAAAACCTGTGCACACAGGAACAAGGCATTGTACCGCAGCTTAAAAAACTACAGCATATCTCTGACAGCGTTACCGCTATCGATCCCGCCGTTCACGAATATGCCGAGCGGATAGAAAATGCCTACTATGAAATGCAGGATATCGGCGAATTTTTCAGCTCCTATCTTTCAAAACTCGTATTTGACCCCAATCGGCTGGAACAGGTGCAAAAGCGGCTTTCCCTTATCAATAAACTCAAGAAAAAATACGGCGCAACCATCAAGGATATCCTCGCCTATCGGGAGGCCGCACAATCCGAGCTGGATTCCCTCGGCGAAAGCGAGCAGGATAAAACCGCTCTGGCAAAAGAAGTTCCTCAGCTTGAAGCAAAACTTTTTGCAGCCGGTACCGCCCTGTCTCAAAAGCGGAAAGCTGCCGCAGCGGAGCTTCAGCAAAAAATTCAAACTACCCTCACCCGCCTCGGTATGCCCAAGGTGGTATTTACCGTGCAGGTTACGGCAGCCGAACCGAACGGAAACAAGCAGACTGCCGGTCTCTACGGGTTTGACTCGGTAGAATTTTTAATCAGCACCAATCCGGGAGAACCGGTTAAACCGCTCAACAAAATAGCGTCGGGTGGTGAACTCTCGCGCGTCATGCTGGCACTGAAAACCGTCCTGACTGCCGCCGATGAAGCGGATACCCTGGTGTTTGACGAAATAGATACGGGTATCGGCGGAGAGGTAGCCCGCACCGTTGCAGAACATCTGAAAGAATTGGCCGGTAATAAGCAAATACTCTGTATTACGCACCTTGCAGTTATTGCCGCCGCTGCCGATACTCATATTAAGATACTGAAGATACAATCCGAACATACAAGCCGCACATCTGCCAAAACAATAGAGGGAGACACCCGCATTGAAGAAATTGCACGGATGTTGGCAGGCGATGAGGTGAGTGCCGCTTCACGTATTCATGCAAAAGAGTTATTATCAAGGTATGGAAGTATAGGATAG
- a CDS encoding chemotaxis protein CheW: protein MAITDAQFQLVTFQLGEELYGVDIMDVKEIVKVQEVRQIPNAPYYVEGFFHLRNEIIPIISLHKRFHLKKADLDGDDEYLGGFIILKIGKYKIGIVIDRIARVVMVRQEDVQPPPQMITGIGTEYINGVIRQDSGYLILLDIRRLFNPKELQKLTTF from the coding sequence ATGGCGATTACTGACGCGCAGTTTCAATTGGTTACCTTTCAGCTCGGTGAAGAGCTTTACGGTGTCGATATAATGGATGTAAAAGAGATAGTAAAGGTTCAAGAAGTCCGGCAGATTCCGAATGCACCATATTACGTCGAAGGTTTTTTCCATTTGAGAAATGAAATTATACCGATTATCAGTTTGCACAAACGATTCCACCTTAAAAAGGCGGATTTGGACGGAGACGATGAATATTTGGGAGGATTTATCATCCTTAAAATCGGAAAATATAAGATCGGTATTGTCATTGACCGCATCGCACGTGTTGTTATGGTACGGCAAGAAGATGTTCAGCCGCCGCCGCAGATGATTACCGGTATCGGTACCGAATATATTAACGGAGTTATCCGCCAAGACTCTGGATATCTCATCCTATTGGATATCCGCAGATTGTTTAATCCGAAAGAATTACAAAAACTTACCACATTCTAA
- a CDS encoding NAD(+)/NADH kinase, with the protein MQKNAIIILTTYKPHAAEISQELPEFLQENGIQADIYEYDGLSPAKPIRKRYDFAVCLGGDGTVLFAARYCAPKKIPVFPINLGEFGFIAGVEPAHWKQALGEYLAGNAEHHERLMLSTAVYRNGECVGSFDALNDVVVSGGGIAKLINLALSFNGISFGVYRADGVIVSSPTGSTAYSAASGGPIMDPTVAAFVLTPISAFSLSNRPVVLPASGTMRIEVLHNRQKDVIVSIDGQELFPLCEGDKIEIKMSRHRLKLIGCSPEAFYTALRSKLAWSGSPLQE; encoded by the coding sequence ATGCAAAAGAACGCCATTATCATCCTAACAACCTATAAACCGCACGCAGCGGAGATATCCCAGGAGCTTCCGGAGTTTTTGCAAGAAAACGGGATTCAAGCAGACATCTATGAATATGACGGCTTGTCTCCTGCAAAGCCGATTCGAAAACGGTATGATTTTGCCGTTTGCCTCGGCGGGGACGGGACGGTGCTGTTTGCAGCACGGTACTGTGCACCGAAAAAAATACCGGTATTTCCCATTAACCTCGGTGAATTCGGGTTTATTGCAGGCGTTGAACCGGCGCATTGGAAACAAGCGCTCGGCGAATACCTCGCAGGAAATGCGGAACATCACGAGCGGCTGATGCTTTCTACCGCCGTGTATCGTAACGGCGAGTGTGTCGGCTCCTTTGATGCGCTCAACGATGTTGTTGTTTCAGGCGGCGGCATTGCGAAGCTTATAAATCTCGCACTATCCTTTAACGGTATCTCTTTCGGCGTGTATCGGGCGGACGGCGTTATCGTGTCAAGCCCGACCGGTTCTACCGCATATTCGGCAGCCTCCGGCGGCCCGATTATGGATCCGACGGTTGCCGCCTTTGTTCTTACACCTATCTCGGCATTTTCACTGTCAAACCGGCCGGTCGTATTGCCTGCTTCCGGTACGATGCGTATTGAGGTTTTGCATAATCGTCAAAAAGATGTTATTGTATCTATAGACGGACAGGAGTTGTTTCCGCTCTGCGAAGGCGACAAAATTGAAATTAAAATGTCACGCCACCGACTAAAACTCATCGGGTGTTCGCCGGAAGCGTTTTACACGGCGCTCCGGTCAAAATTAGCGTGGTCGGGAAGTCCGTTGCAGGAATAA
- a CDS encoding patatin-like phospholipase family protein — protein MKWALVLSGGGAAGLAYIGFFKALEELNLPKPDCIVGCSMGSIIGGLYASGKSVREMEAVFEESFDINRYVGGSGVHIPLLKHALNQIIHYGTLITRMLSGTGADSGEKAHKFFMELSGGKSFNDCTIPFLCNAFDLCSGKEVVLNSGRLADAMRASASYPGLFTPVKRQNEMLIDACVIDNTPVWIAREQGYKNILALTFGAFEPVTTSELDSSVAVLMRTLACTTAHIALQPNEYPTAFINLTSARSSRDFSDPKKQIEFGYHKTMDNKHLLQAFFAEGINGKIQRALLTRKTKKEYSV, from the coding sequence ATGAAATGGGCACTTGTGTTATCGGGAGGCGGAGCCGCTGGGCTTGCATACATCGGTTTTTTTAAGGCACTTGAAGAATTGAATCTTCCTAAGCCGGACTGTATTGTCGGCTGTTCGATGGGATCGATTATCGGCGGCTTATATGCAAGCGGAAAATCGGTACGGGAAATGGAAGCCGTTTTTGAAGAATCTTTCGATATTAACCGGTATGTCGGCGGCAGCGGCGTGCATATTCCGCTTTTAAAACACGCACTTAACCAGATTATTCACTACGGTACGTTGATTACCCGTATGCTTTCCGGCACGGGAGCCGATTCGGGAGAAAAAGCCCATAAATTCTTTATGGAACTCTCCGGCGGTAAATCTTTTAATGACTGTACCATTCCCTTTTTGTGCAATGCCTTCGACCTTTGCAGCGGAAAAGAGGTTGTACTCAATTCAGGACGGTTAGCGGATGCAATGAGGGCGAGTGCTTCGTATCCCGGTCTTTTTACACCCGTTAAGCGACAGAATGAAATGCTGATAGATGCGTGCGTGATAGATAATACTCCTGTTTGGATTGCCCGCGAACAGGGATATAAAAATATCCTTGCACTGACTTTCGGTGCTTTTGAACCGGTTACTACTTCCGAATTAGATAGTTCGGTCGCGGTACTGATGAGGACGCTTGCCTGTACTACCGCTCATATTGCACTGCAGCCGAATGAATACCCTACTGCGTTTATCAATTTGACAAGCGCCCGGTCATCCCGTGATTTTTCGGATCCTAAAAAACAGATTGAGTTCGGATATCATAAAACAATGGATAACAAACATTTACTGCAAGCCTTTTTTGCGGAAGGTATTAACGGTAAGATACAACGGGCGCTTTTAACCCGGAAAACAAAAAAAGAGTATAGCGTATGA
- a CDS encoding DegT/DnrJ/EryC1/StrS family aminotransferase, translated as MPIPVYSSTIRRSEMDAVLTCMVEEKIGPGEMNQKLIKLVRELYEAEGVLALRSPAMALVYTLKMFDLPEKAGVLLSALAPSWQYIEVARNGFTPIVLDVDPLTGLVTPEAVEEGIKQGGRVLVLHETLGNVPDMEAFTALSIPIIEDISQSAGALYGEKRAGTFGSFAILGLEERDILTGGGGGILIAAERRNASVLKNMAETIPITDFLPDINASLAFVQLKNMEKNLQLRDEMRELYLRSLLQTRHKPLVFAERVKNPVYSFPVILESGFKDVKQYVNRKDIEIELAFTNSIVDFLKEENTCINAASLLLRTVLFPLYPRLGLNNAAKIAKVLGTLP; from the coding sequence ATGCCGATACCTGTTTATAGCTCTACTATTCGGCGTTCTGAAATGGATGCCGTACTCACCTGTATGGTCGAAGAAAAAATCGGCCCGGGTGAGATGAATCAAAAACTCATTAAATTAGTACGCGAACTCTATGAGGCTGAAGGAGTCCTTGCCTTACGGAGTCCGGCGATGGCATTGGTTTATACGCTCAAGATGTTCGACCTCCCTGAGAAAGCGGGCGTCTTATTGTCAGCGCTCGCCCCTTCGTGGCAATATATCGAAGTAGCACGAAACGGATTTACACCGATTGTTTTGGATGTCGATCCGTTAACCGGTTTGGTTACACCTGAAGCGGTTGAAGAAGGTATTAAGCAAGGCGGCAGAGTGCTGGTTCTACACGAAACACTCGGCAACGTCCCCGATATGGAAGCGTTTACAGCTCTTTCAATTCCGATTATCGAAGACATTTCCCAAAGCGCCGGCGCCTTATACGGGGAAAAGCGGGCAGGAACGTTCGGTTCGTTTGCGATACTGGGACTCGAAGAACGGGATATTTTAACGGGCGGCGGCGGAGGCATCCTCATTGCTGCAGAGCGGCGCAATGCTTCCGTGTTAAAGAACATGGCGGAAACTATTCCGATAACCGATTTCTTGCCCGACATTAATGCGTCCCTCGCCTTTGTACAGCTTAAAAATATGGAAAAAAACCTCCAGCTTCGCGACGAAATGCGGGAGCTGTATCTCCGCTCACTTTTACAAACGAGGCATAAGCCGCTCGTATTTGCTGAAAGAGTAAAAAACCCCGTCTATTCCTTTCCGGTAATACTTGAAAGCGGCTTTAAAGATGTAAAACAATACGTTAACCGCAAAGATATTGAGATAGAACTCGCTTTTACCAATTCCATTGTGGACTTTTTAAAAGAAGAAAATACATGCATTAATGCGGCCTCGCTTTTGCTGCGGACGGTACTTTTTCCCCTCTATCCCCGGCTCGGTCTCAATAATGCTGCAAAGATTGCAAAGGTATTAGGAACACTGCCGTAA